In a single window of the Lynx canadensis isolate LIC74 chromosome E2, mLynCan4.pri.v2, whole genome shotgun sequence genome:
- the ZNF580 gene encoding zinc finger protein 580 isoform X2, with protein MGDLRTRGWRMTWLTPQMLLLPPRPPHPRSSSPEAMDPPPPKAPPFPKTEGPSSTPSSAAGPRPPRLGRHLLIDANGVPYTYTVQLEEEPRGPPQREAAPGEPGPRKGYSCPECARVFASPLRLQSHRVSHSDLKPFTCGACGKAFKRSSHLSRHRATHRARAGPPHTCPLCPRRFQDAAELAQHVRLH; from the exons ATGGGGGATTTAAGGACTAGAGGATGGAGGATGACATGG CTGACAccccagatgctgctgctgccgccTCGGCCGCCCCACCCTCGGTCCTCCTCCCCAGAGGCCATGGACCCACCGCCCCCCAAGGCTCCCCCTTTCCCCAAGACGGAAGGCCCTTCCTCCACTCCATCCTCGGCGGCAGGGCCCCGACCCCCGCGGCTCGGCCGCCACCTGCTCATCGACGCCAACGGGGTCCCCTACACTTACACGGTGCAGCTGGAGGAGGAGCCCCGGGGCCCGCCCCAGCGCGAGGCGGCGCCGGGAGAACCCGGCCCGCGCAAGGGCTACAGCTGCCCGGAGTGCGCTCGTGTCTTTGCCAGCCCTCTGCGGCTGCAGAGCCACCGCGTGTCGCACTCGGACCTCAAGCCCTTCACGTGTGGCGCCTGCGGCAAGGCCTTCAAGCGCTCCAGCCACCTGTCGCGGCACCGCGCCACGCACCGCGCGCGCGCAGGCCCGCCGCACACCTGCCCGCTGTGCCCGCGCCGCTTCCAGGACGCCGCGGAGCTGGCGCAGCACGTGCGCCTGCACTGA
- the ZNF580 gene encoding zinc finger protein 580 isoform X1, translating into MEHAVWPRVGFCFAGELTPQMLLLPPRPPHPRSSSPEAMDPPPPKAPPFPKTEGPSSTPSSAAGPRPPRLGRHLLIDANGVPYTYTVQLEEEPRGPPQREAAPGEPGPRKGYSCPECARVFASPLRLQSHRVSHSDLKPFTCGACGKAFKRSSHLSRHRATHRARAGPPHTCPLCPRRFQDAAELAQHVRLH; encoded by the exons ATGGAACACGCGGTCTGGCCTAGAGTCGGTTTCTGTTTTGCAGGAGAG CTGACAccccagatgctgctgctgccgccTCGGCCGCCCCACCCTCGGTCCTCCTCCCCAGAGGCCATGGACCCACCGCCCCCCAAGGCTCCCCCTTTCCCCAAGACGGAAGGCCCTTCCTCCACTCCATCCTCGGCGGCAGGGCCCCGACCCCCGCGGCTCGGCCGCCACCTGCTCATCGACGCCAACGGGGTCCCCTACACTTACACGGTGCAGCTGGAGGAGGAGCCCCGGGGCCCGCCCCAGCGCGAGGCGGCGCCGGGAGAACCCGGCCCGCGCAAGGGCTACAGCTGCCCGGAGTGCGCTCGTGTCTTTGCCAGCCCTCTGCGGCTGCAGAGCCACCGCGTGTCGCACTCGGACCTCAAGCCCTTCACGTGTGGCGCCTGCGGCAAGGCCTTCAAGCGCTCCAGCCACCTGTCGCGGCACCGCGCCACGCACCGCGCGCGCGCAGGCCCGCCGCACACCTGCCCGCTGTGCCCGCGCCGCTTCCAGGACGCCGCGGAGCTGGCGCAGCACGTGCGCCTGCACTGA
- the ZNF580 gene encoding zinc finger protein 580 isoform X3, which yields MLLLPPRPPHPRSSSPEAMDPPPPKAPPFPKTEGPSSTPSSAAGPRPPRLGRHLLIDANGVPYTYTVQLEEEPRGPPQREAAPGEPGPRKGYSCPECARVFASPLRLQSHRVSHSDLKPFTCGACGKAFKRSSHLSRHRATHRARAGPPHTCPLCPRRFQDAAELAQHVRLH from the coding sequence atgctgctgctgccgccTCGGCCGCCCCACCCTCGGTCCTCCTCCCCAGAGGCCATGGACCCACCGCCCCCCAAGGCTCCCCCTTTCCCCAAGACGGAAGGCCCTTCCTCCACTCCATCCTCGGCGGCAGGGCCCCGACCCCCGCGGCTCGGCCGCCACCTGCTCATCGACGCCAACGGGGTCCCCTACACTTACACGGTGCAGCTGGAGGAGGAGCCCCGGGGCCCGCCCCAGCGCGAGGCGGCGCCGGGAGAACCCGGCCCGCGCAAGGGCTACAGCTGCCCGGAGTGCGCTCGTGTCTTTGCCAGCCCTCTGCGGCTGCAGAGCCACCGCGTGTCGCACTCGGACCTCAAGCCCTTCACGTGTGGCGCCTGCGGCAAGGCCTTCAAGCGCTCCAGCCACCTGTCGCGGCACCGCGCCACGCACCGCGCGCGCGCAGGCCCGCCGCACACCTGCCCGCTGTGCCCGCGCCGCTTCCAGGACGCCGCGGAGCTGGCGCAGCACGTGCGCCTGCACTGA
- the ZNF581 gene encoding zinc finger protein 581: protein MLVLPSPPCPQPLALPSAEAMEAPPSRTGRSPEPGPSSSTGPPQPSSPPRPNHYLLIDTQGIPYTVLVDQESEREPGADGASAQKKCYSCPVCSRVFEYMSYLQRHSITHSEVKPFECDTCGKAFKRASHLARHHSIHRAGGGRPHGCPLCPRRFREAGELAQHSRVHSGERPFQCPHCPRRFMEQNTLQKHTRWKHP, encoded by the coding sequence ATGCTGGTGTTGCCGTCGCCCCCCTGCCCGCAGCCCCTGGCGCTTCCCTCCGCAGAGGCCATGGAGGCCCCTCCTTCTCGGACAGGCAGGTCCCCAGAGCCCGGACCTTCCTCCTCCACAGGACCTCCCCAGCCTTCCTCCCCTCCGAGGCCCAACCACTACCTGCTTATTGACACCCAGGGCATCCCGTACACCGTGCTGGTGGACCAGGAGTCTGAGAGAGAGCCCGGGGCAGATGGGGCTTCAGCTCAGAAAAAGTGCTACAGCTGCCCCGTGTGCTCCCGGGTCTTCGAGTACATGTCATACCTGCAGCGACACAGCATCACCCACTCGGAGGTGAAGCCCTTCGAGTGTGACACCTGTGGGAAGGCATTCAAGCGGGCCAGCCACCTGGCTCGGCACCACTCCATTCACCGGGCTGGTGGCGGGCGACCCCATGGCTGCCCGCTCTGCCCTCGACGCTTCCGTGAGGCCGGTGAGCTGGCCCAGCACAGCCGGGTCCACTCGGGGGAGCGCCCGTTTCAGTGCCCACACTGCCCGCGCCGATTTATGGAGCAGAACACCCTGCAGAAGCACACTCGGTGGAAGCATCCATGA